From the genome of Dehalobacter sp.:
CATGAATTCTTCTACCCGCTGATGCAGGGCTATGACTCGGTAGCGCTGCAAAGCGACGTCGAACTAGGAGGAACAGACCAGAAGTTTAATCTGCTCATGGGCCGTACGCTGCAAAAAGATTATGGGCAATCACCGCAGGTTGCTTTAACAACGCCAATCCTTGAGGGGCTTGACGGTGTTCATAAAATGAGTAAAAGTCTGGGTAATTACATCGGAGTTTATGAAAGTCCCAGAGAAATGTTTGGAAAAACGATGTCTCTGCCGGACGAATTGATGATTCGCTATTTTGAACTGGTCACAAAAGTGCCGGTTGACGAAATTCGCCGTCTCGAAAAGGGCCTTGCTGACGGCAGCGTTCATCCGCGTGACTTAAAAATGCGTCTGGGATGGGAGATTGTCCGAATTTATCATGGAGATGCCGAAGCCGATCAGGCAAAAGACGAATTTATTAAAATGTTCCAGAAAAAAGAAGCTCCAGATGAGATGCCTGAATATAGCCTTGCGGAACTTGGTGCATCGAAGGACGGCACGATCGAACTGGTTACACTGATGGTCAACGCAGCACTTGCCCCGAGCAGGGGAGAAGCCAGAAGACTGGTTGAACAGGGCGGAGTGAAGCTTAACGATGAAAAGCTCTCAGATTCGCAGGCTGCCATTCGTCTTTCGGCCGGTG
Proteins encoded in this window:
- the tyrS gene encoding tyrosine--tRNA ligase, which translates into the protein MIDLDKEVQRQMEILRTGAAEIVPEDELKEKIKNSLLLNKPLTVKLGLDPTAPDIHLGHTVPLQKMRQFQDLGHQAVIIIGDFTGRIGDPTGKSETRKALTEEEVLRNAETYKEQIFKILDPAKTRIEFNATWLSKLSFEEVIKLASNCTVARMLERDDFAKRYQEERPISIHEFFYPLMQGYDSVALQSDVELGGTDQKFNLLMGRTLQKDYGQSPQVALTTPILEGLDGVHKMSKSLGNYIGVYESPREMFGKTMSLPDELMIRYFELVTKVPVDEIRRLEKGLADGSVHPRDLKMRLGWEIVRIYHGDAEADQAKDEFIKMFQKKEAPDEMPEYSLAELGASKDGTIELVTLMVNAALAPSRGEARRLVEQGGVKLNDEKLSDSQAAIRLSAGDILKVGKRKFIRIRS